The Streptomyces kanamyceticus genome window below encodes:
- a CDS encoding Xaa-Pro dipeptidyl-peptidase, whose amino-acid sequence MPIRARRTRLLWRAFIAAALTALLATLMSPGAALGAAQAPAAPGDSLRPPGESRPVYSYEDAIRESVWVDTRIDGDADGRTDRVAVDIVRPRELDRAGREIPVIMDASPYYSCCGRGNESQKKTYDSNGKPVQLPLYYDNYFVPRGYGYVAVDLAGTNRSDGCVDVGGRSDIQSAKAVVDWLNGRARGYTSRTGGEPAKAAWSNGKTGMIGKSYDGTIANGVAATGVKGLKTIVPIGAISSWYDYYFAKGAPLYDSGPEWLSDYVESPEARARCGAVQQRLVDEAPRTGDWTRLWSERDYVPDADKVKASVFVVHGMQDLNVRTKHFGQWWDALAENGVDRKIWLSQTGHVDPFDFRRADWVRTLHRWFDHELMGYDNGVDREPMADIERAPDRWTTDRVWPPRATDTVKLRPAKGTSPGVGTFGPRPGSGTETFTDDPKLGETDWAARIGTSTPEKAGFLSKPLARDLRLSGSSKVTVTATPTTRTAHLSAVLVDLGPDTIRDYAGSGEGISTLPERSCWGASTTGDSACFKETRAKTAAVDYTIFSRGWADLGNWADEEKGRPLTPGKPYTITLDLAASDHVVPKGHRLALIIGGTDKNLIDPPADTPTLGIDLSRTYAKVPLVGGAKAFTTSATAPETVTPRESRLDGVAPPRPLNPVPGGRTS is encoded by the coding sequence ATGCCGATTCGTGCGCGACGCACCCGCCTCCTCTGGAGAGCGTTCATCGCGGCGGCCCTGACCGCCCTCCTTGCCACTCTCATGTCCCCGGGCGCGGCGCTGGGAGCCGCGCAGGCCCCGGCCGCGCCGGGAGACTCGCTCCGCCCGCCGGGCGAGAGCAGACCCGTGTACTCGTACGAGGACGCGATACGCGAATCCGTATGGGTCGACACCAGGATCGACGGCGACGCGGACGGGAGGACCGACCGCGTCGCCGTCGACATAGTCAGGCCCCGCGAACTGGACCGCGCGGGCCGCGAGATACCCGTGATCATGGACGCCAGCCCGTACTACTCCTGCTGCGGGCGCGGCAACGAGAGTCAGAAGAAGACGTACGACTCGAACGGGAAGCCGGTCCAGCTCCCGCTCTACTACGACAACTACTTCGTGCCCCGCGGCTACGGCTACGTCGCCGTGGACCTCGCGGGCACCAACCGCTCGGACGGCTGCGTCGACGTCGGCGGCCGCTCCGACATCCAGTCGGCCAAGGCCGTCGTCGACTGGCTCAACGGCCGCGCCCGCGGCTACACCAGCCGCACCGGCGGTGAACCCGCGAAGGCCGCCTGGTCCAACGGCAAGACCGGAATGATCGGCAAGAGCTACGACGGCACCATCGCTAATGGTGTCGCCGCCACCGGCGTCAAGGGTCTCAAGACCATTGTGCCGATCGGCGCCATCTCCTCCTGGTACGACTACTACTTCGCCAAGGGCGCCCCGCTCTACGACAGCGGCCCCGAGTGGCTGTCGGACTACGTGGAGAGCCCCGAGGCCCGCGCCCGCTGCGGCGCGGTGCAGCAGCGCCTGGTCGACGAGGCGCCGCGCACCGGCGACTGGACCCGGCTGTGGAGCGAGCGCGACTACGTCCCCGACGCCGACAAGGTGAAGGCCAGCGTCTTCGTCGTGCACGGCATGCAGGACCTGAACGTCCGCACCAAGCACTTCGGCCAGTGGTGGGACGCCCTCGCCGAGAACGGCGTCGACCGCAAGATCTGGCTCAGCCAGACCGGCCACGTCGACCCCTTCGACTTCCGTCGCGCGGACTGGGTGCGCACCCTGCACCGGTGGTTCGACCACGAGCTCATGGGCTACGACAACGGCGTCGACCGCGAGCCGATGGCCGACATCGAGCGCGCCCCGGACCGCTGGACCACCGACCGCGTCTGGCCCCCGCGCGCCACCGACACCGTCAAGCTCCGCCCCGCCAAGGGCACGTCGCCCGGCGTCGGGACCTTCGGCCCGCGCCCGGGATCGGGCACCGAGACCTTCACCGACGACCCGAAGCTGGGCGAGACGGACTGGGCCGCGCGGATCGGCACGTCGACCCCTGAGAAGGCCGGATTCCTCAGCAAGCCGCTCGCCCGCGACCTGCGCCTGTCCGGCTCCTCCAAGGTCACCGTGACCGCGACCCCGACGACCCGCACCGCCCACCTCTCCGCGGTCCTCGTCGACCTCGGCCCCGACACCATCCGTGACTACGCCGGGTCCGGCGAGGGCATCAGCACGCTGCCCGAGCGCAGCTGCTGGGGCGCGAGCACCACGGGTGACAGCGCCTGCTTCAAGGAGACCCGCGCGAAGACCGCCGCCGTCGACTACACGATCTTCAGCCGCGGCTGGGCCGACCTCGGCAACTGGGCCGACGAGGAGAAGGGCCGCCCGCTCACCCCGGGCAAGCCGTACACCATCACCCTCGACCTCGCCGCGAGCGACCACGTCGTACCGAAGGGCCACCGCCTCGCACTGATCATCGGCGGTACGGACAAGAACCTCATCGACCCTCCCGCCGACACCCCGACGCTCGGCATCGACCTGTCCCGTACGTACGCGAAGGTCCCGCTGGTCGGCGGCGCGAAGGCGTTCACCACCTCCGCCACCGCCCCCGAAACCGTCACCCCCCGCGAATCCCGTCTCGACGGCGTGGCCCCGCCGCGTCCGCTCAACCCCGTACCGGGAGGCCGTACTTCATGA